In Dyadobacter subterraneus, a single genomic region encodes these proteins:
- the panD gene encoding aspartate 1-decarboxylase codes for MQLTIMKSKIHRVKVTQAELNYVGSITIDEDLMDAAGLLENEQVHIVNNNNGERFVTYVIKGERNSGMICLNGAAARRVQIGDIIIIISYASMTPEEAKSYKPLVVFPDHNNQLVS; via the coding sequence ATGCAACTAACCATCATGAAGTCCAAGATTCACCGTGTTAAGGTGACTCAGGCAGAATTAAATTACGTAGGAAGTATCACCATCGACGAAGACCTGATGGATGCAGCCGGATTACTTGAAAATGAACAGGTTCACATTGTTAATAATAATAATGGAGAACGTTTTGTGACGTATGTAATTAAAGGAGAACGCAATAGCGGAATGATCTGCCTTAATGGCGCAGCAGCCCGCAGGGTACAGATTGGTGATATCATTATCATTATATCGTATGCCAGCATGACTCCCGAGGAAGCAAAATCTTACAAACCTTTGGTTGTTTTTCCTGACCATAACAATCAGCTGGTATCTTAG
- a CDS encoding lysylphosphatidylglycerol synthase transmembrane domain-containing protein: protein MKSALRYIISLGLAGGLIWFVFKDIDLDDMLKRFAQADWRWIALSCVLLIFAHITRAWRWGMLMEPLGYKPKLLNSTVSVLTGYFANYIVPRMGEVTRCGTLYRLEKIPVNLSFGTVVAERIFDVIILLGLIGLNFILEFDRLSSFFTEMFQSKIQGSGQPQTGPNVFLIIGGIFFLAGIIALIVILRSSALRDKLMQNAIVQKIVGFLQGMLEGLLSVRKLKNPGLFFLSTAMIWIFYYLVSYVLFFCIPETSQLGLLAGLTLLVVGSIGMTAPTQGGIGAYHLLVGSVMVLYGLTQKDGITLATFIHGTQMLFMLVVGAFAFLFVLVQNKATDEPVAAVTNN from the coding sequence ATGAAAAGCGCACTACGCTACATTATCTCGCTGGGACTGGCGGGTGGTTTGATCTGGTTCGTTTTTAAGGATATCGATCTTGATGATATGCTTAAAAGATTCGCTCAGGCCGATTGGCGTTGGATAGCGCTTTCCTGTGTACTTCTAATATTTGCACACATTACCCGCGCCTGGCGTTGGGGAATGCTGATGGAGCCTTTGGGTTATAAACCAAAACTTTTGAACAGTACAGTATCTGTGTTGACTGGCTATTTTGCCAACTATATCGTTCCAAGAATGGGTGAAGTAACCCGCTGCGGTACACTTTACAGACTTGAAAAAATTCCTGTAAATCTTAGTTTTGGTACTGTCGTTGCAGAAAGGATTTTTGACGTGATCATTCTTTTAGGTCTTATTGGTTTAAATTTCATTCTGGAATTTGATCGCCTCAGCAGCTTTTTTACAGAAATGTTTCAAAGTAAAATTCAGGGAAGCGGACAGCCGCAAACTGGCCCTAATGTCTTTCTGATTATTGGAGGTATTTTTTTTCTGGCAGGAATTATTGCTTTGATCGTCATTTTAAGAAGCAGTGCGCTTCGCGATAAATTGATGCAAAATGCGATTGTTCAAAAGATTGTAGGCTTTCTGCAAGGAATGCTGGAAGGTTTGCTGAGTGTAAGAAAATTAAAAAATCCTGGCTTATTTTTTCTGAGCACAGCTATGATCTGGATTTTCTATTATCTGGTTTCTTATGTTCTTTTCTTTTGCATTCCGGAGACTTCTCAACTGGGATTATTAGCCGGACTTACTTTGCTGGTAGTTGGGTCAATCGGTATGACGGCACCTACACAGGGAGGAATCGGAGCATATCATTTACTGGTTGGAAGTGTAATGGTTCTGTATGGTTTGACACAAAAAGATGGTATTACTTTGGCAACTTTTATTCACGGTACGCAAATGTTATTTATGCTGGTAGTAGGCGCTTTTGCATTCTTGTTCGTACTAGTTCAGAATAAAGCAACCGACGAACCGGTTGCAGCAGTTACAAATAATTAA
- the rfaE2 gene encoding D-glycero-beta-D-manno-heptose 1-phosphate adenylyltransferase produces the protein MNATESKIVRIEEAKTLIEDWQRAGQKVVFTNGCFDIVHLGHIDYLEKAHALGGRLVLGLNTDASVSRLKGPLRPVVNEYARARLMAALSFVDAVILFDEPTPSELIEALKPDILVKGDDYTVENIAGADFVLSNGGEVKTIALVKGYSTSAVIEKIKQGY, from the coding sequence ATGAACGCGACAGAAAGTAAGATCGTACGCATTGAAGAAGCAAAAACGCTGATTGAAGATTGGCAAAGAGCAGGCCAGAAAGTTGTTTTCACCAATGGCTGTTTTGATATTGTACATTTAGGACATATTGATTACCTGGAAAAAGCGCATGCTTTGGGAGGAAGACTGGTACTCGGACTCAATACAGATGCATCGGTAAGCCGCTTAAAAGGTCCGCTTCGCCCTGTTGTAAATGAGTATGCCCGCGCACGTTTGATGGCAGCTTTGTCATTTGTAGATGCTGTCATTTTGTTCGACGAACCTACGCCAAGTGAGCTGATTGAGGCGCTAAAACCTGACATTTTGGTAAAAGGTGACGATTATACAGTCGAAAATATCGCTGGCGCAGATTTTGTTCTTAGTAATGGAGGAGAGGTAAAAACGATAGCACTTGTCAAAGGATATTCAACTTCCGCGGTGATCGAGAAGATTAAACAAGGATATTAA
- a CDS encoding zinc metallopeptidase has translation MMGAYVIGILVMLISVYVQWRLKSKFEEYSQVGLSNGMSGREIAEKMLRDSGIYDVRVVSVEGQLTDHYNPEDKTVNLSPDVFHGRSVSAAAVASHECGHAVQHATAYKWLQFRSKMVPFLSISSRYMQWVILGGILLLNTTPLPLTIGVALFALTTLFTFITLPVEYDASNRALAWIQQNRVVNEREYIMAADALKWAARTYLVAAIGSLATLLYYVTILMGRRD, from the coding sequence ATGATGGGTGCATATGTAATTGGTATACTTGTCATGCTCATTAGCGTTTACGTTCAATGGCGTTTGAAAAGTAAGTTTGAAGAATATTCACAAGTTGGACTAAGCAACGGAATGAGCGGCCGCGAGATCGCTGAGAAAATGCTTAGAGATAGCGGAATTTATGATGTTCGGGTTGTTTCCGTTGAAGGACAACTTACTGATCATTATAATCCGGAAGATAAAACAGTAAATCTGAGTCCTGATGTATTTCATGGACGCAGTGTATCGGCAGCAGCGGTAGCTTCTCACGAATGTGGGCACGCTGTTCAGCATGCAACGGCTTACAAATGGCTGCAATTCCGTTCAAAGATGGTTCCGTTTCTAAGCATTTCATCCCGTTATATGCAGTGGGTGATTTTGGGAGGTATTTTGTTACTGAACACAACACCACTTCCATTGACAATCGGAGTTGCATTATTTGCACTTACTACGCTTTTCACGTTCATTACACTTCCTGTTGAATACGACGCGAGTAACAGAGCTTTGGCCTGGATTCAGCAAAACAGAGTGGTAAACGAAAGAGAATATATCATGGCTGCTGACGCCTTGAAATGGGCAGCAAGAACATATCTTGTAGCAGCAATCGGTTCCTTAGCCACTTTGCTTTACTACGTAACCATTCTAATGGGCAGAAGAGATTAA